The genomic segment CTGTACTAGATTAAAAGAGTCAAAAGGTTAAGAAAGTCCTTCACCATTGGCTTATCAGGACAACACACATGAACATTAAAATCCCCAACAATAAGGACACGGTCATACTCGGGAATAATTTCAGCCaggaaatcagaaaagtcacttataAAGTCCTTATTGTATTTGGGAGGTCTGTAGACCACTGCACACAACACTGTGTGAGGGCGAGCCAGTTCAAATAAACTCATCTCAAAGCTGGTAAAAGAGGATGACAGAGACAGTTGCTTACATTTATAATGACTTTTATAAATGGTCGCTATTCCTCCTCCTCGGCCCGAGGTCCGTGGGGAATTAAAATAGCAGCAATCCCCAGATAAAAGTTCTGTGAGGGCGCTGGACTCACCAACAGCGAGCCACGTCTCAGTCACACAGAGAAAATCCAGTCCCCGGGAAGTAAGCAAATCCTTCAGGATGAAAGTTTTGTTCGCTAGCGACCTAGCATTGACGAGCCCAAACTTGGCAGAAATCGGCGGATCCACAGTAGTAACCGTCCGGGGGGCCCGACGCAAAGGCCGTAGGTTGCACAAATTCACCCCACGCCAGCGAGCGGTGAATTTCTTTCAGTCCTTCTGTGCACTTCTCTTCATCTTTTTGTAACTCTCTTGCTTTTCTCCAATTTTCTTAAACCCTTTTCCTTGTATTCAATTTTGTTGTATTGTGGTGTTTTATAATACTTTTACTATTTTaatgggggttttttttctccatgtCGTCATGGATGATTTGTAAAAAAGAAAGCAAGTGCCTGGGAAATAAACTGAGTCATGGGTATACAGTTTGTTGATTTTTATTTAGTAAAGTCTGTTAGTTATTATCCATTATTTTATTAGGTGGCAAAATGTCAGTAAATTCAATGTAACAGCAATTCTGAAGAGTTACTCTGGTTAGTTAGTTTTGACTCTTAACTGATCAGAAACCTCTCCAAGGGTGAGGAACATTTTGGCAGAGTAAATTTACTGTTTCTCACAATAGAGTTGATTAtaactctgaactgagtaaaatggcACAAGAGTTAATTTTAAGACACTCTGAGTCAAATAGCACcacaaagagtaaaatattaacactCAATTGAGCAGAATTGACTCTAGAAAAACAGCTCTACCAAAagagtaacttttactctttttagagagggaccaaatgttatctgacgcAGAGTAAAATGttcttcaatttgagtaaattttactcaggcaaatttcctgtgttgtctcactgaaatgaagtataaTTCAGTTAGATAATCTACCTAAGATGGATGAATTTATAAAGTtctttctcactctccttttgaaTTTTAATCTGATTTCTATGTTTTAGACCGGTCTGTAAACGATTATCTTTAAGGTTAAATGGTTATTGAACTGCACCGATTTAAACCTATTATTACAACAGGTTAACTCTTTTGTTCCCTCTAGGAGCAATTCACCAATATCACAGTTCTAAGCACAACCAAATGAACCTTATTTGTACCCAAAATCATAACAGAGGAATGAAGTAAACTTGTTAACGAATTGAAAACATCACATACTTCAGAAAAAGTGATAATGGGTGGAGACTTTAACATAGCCCCTGATTCATGGTTAGATCGAATACCTCACAGGAATCCACAACCTGTTTACAGCCACATTATACTGAATTTATGAACAACGAAtgtaattgatttttggaggtcgTCAAACCCAACTTGTATTCAATATACATGGTTTAATGCTGCAGGAAACGGTCAGTGTTCGAGACTAGATTACTGGCTTATCTCTTGTGAGCTGTATAATGATATTTTAGATTGTGAAATTTCAGCCTCTCCGCTCACAGACCATTGTACGATTAGTCTAAACCTATTCACGTCTAAGCAACATAAGATCCTTCCTAATATCTGGAAATTTAATCACGACTTATTAGAACGGTGAATTTTGTGATCAGGTGAAGTCTCTTATTTTGGAGGTTGAAGAGTTAGACATGTCTGATAGGAGTCAATGGGAATGGTTTAAGTTTAAGGTCAAACAAATAGCAATTGGCATGGGTAAAAAACTTTCACGTATAAGGAGACAAGAACAAAAGGATCTGATTGATAATATTAATACATTAGTAAATAACACACAACTATCCTTcaaaaacatttcagaattaCAGTCACTGCAGTCTCAAATAGACGAAATGGACACAATAAAGGCAAATGGAGCTTCCACTCGATCAAGAGCTGGATGGATCGAACAGGGTGAAAAAAGTTCATCGTATTTCTTCGGACttgaaaaacaaagacaaactcagaaaaaaatgagtaagcttatgaccaatgataatataatagaagatcagaaatgagtacaggatgaaatttggctcttttattgtaacttaaattaaataaatcagaatgtgacgtcttattttatcccatcaatgatgacatcaaaaaactggatgaagacaaacatacacttgatgaggaatgaactataacagaaattgaaattgcattaaaacaaatgaaaaatgttaaatcaccaggaatcgatggcttaacatctgaatttttaaaatacttttgggtggatattaaaatatatatatatatatatatatatatatatatatatatatatatatatatatatatatatatatattatatagagcATTTTTAGAATGCGTTCACAAAGGATGTTTATCCCCGACGATGAAGAGAGGCTTAATAACCTTGCAACCAAAACCCAAAAAAGACTTGTTGCTAGACAATTGGAGACCTATAACCTTACTATGCAATGATTATAAATTACTTGCCTTAGTATCTGCTAATCGTCTAAAGCGTGTACTTGTAAAACTTGTAGATGAGTATCAATCAGCCTTCATGAAGGGAAGATATATTCAAAACCACATCCGACTGATTCTGGATATGATTGATTACCAATCAATGATACAATTTAAGATTTTACGTGGAATAAGACAAGGCTGCCCAATTTCaccaaattatttatttaatgtaCACAAATGCTAGCGTACTTAACCTTGTGGGATAATAGAACGATTACTATTAATAGGAAGACTTTATTTCAACAAGAATGGAATTATAAAGTTTTAGATATTACTGGTCTAATGGATGAAAATGGACATTTAATGCAATTTAATTCATTTGTAGAAAAGTTTCATTTAAAATGTGTCTATAGAGAATTTAATTAAATTTGTAGAGCTATTCCACCTCCCTTAAGATTCACAATAAAAAATACCCTTAAATATTCAAAGGTGTCGGTCAAACTGCCTGAACTGAAAATGGGTGAAGTGGAAATTGGTGAAAGAAAATCTAATCACAAAGGAATTAGAAATATTTTAAAATGGAAGCTattccctgatttaaaaaaaaaataagcaaaTGTAAGAATAACTGACGATGGAGGAACGCTAACAAATACACACTGTAGTTATCTTAGACGGCCAATTTCACAAACAGTGAAAGAAATTCAGTTTAAAATACTGAACAATATTTATCCAGCTGCTGAAACTCTCAGGAAAAGGTTGAATTtgcttctgtctgaaaatgagttcagcacagaaactccatcactgggggaaactttattctcctgtgcacttatcttttattctgcaaagctttgattgtaatattcgaataaaaatcccaaactcacagataaacctggatttataaggttctatcagcgggccaatcatcatccaggctgaatatgggatgaacacgacatcggcagcctgaaccgatcatgtactggatgttctaatggagtttaaatattgttcaatgttttacaatcaaatctcagggtttagaaacaacttcagatttgaaaaagtgaatgtggattttacaacttagaacacaagcagaaaaatcaaattcattccaaaagtgatgttttatttttatatagtgtgacctgaacaggggcggcacggtggtgtagtggttcgtgctgtcgcctcacagcaagaaggtcctgggttcgagccccggggccggcgagggcctttctgtgtggagtttgaatgttctccccgtgtccgcgtgggtttcctccgggtgctccggtttcccccacagtccaaagacatgcaggctaggttaactggtgactctaaattgaccgtaggtgtgagtgtgaatggttgtctatgtgtcagccctgtgatgacctggcgacttgtccagggtgtaccccacctttcgcccgtagtcagctgggataggctccagcttgcctgcgaccctgtagaaggataaagcggctagagataatgtgatgtgaatgtgatgtgacctgaacaggtttaaaatgttgttctgttctggctttattactgtttattagttgtttaatgagacgctgcttaatatgaaacaaacaactttataatgcgaaggtcatgagatcattttctttttaaatttgatgaatttcttgtctgacagttaatttttaacatttcctttttaattattttaaattattcatctgttttaatttaaatattaaaatgagtgtttttgtgcagctggattgtgttctagtgaaacagacgactgagcaacaacatggcaacgtgcaggaattttacagaaaacactacacacttttattctggatcacacaatctcactgtagaacCATAAAACCAGAAAGGcccaaacccagcgtatagagtctgagtgaatgtggtgtggactctgtggaggagcttcatcgtgtcagagacgctgtagaaggacagagttcctgcactgtgatccacatacactcctattctggagggtgaTGGAAGTCTGAGATCAGTTTCAATGCTGttgtgaaagaaagagagagaagaagaagaagaacaccgcagtctccaggactgattgttggaGCCAAACATACACTCATAACCCTctcctttcctgctgatgtctttatatgagactgatatggacacaccagcaccgctccactccacctcccagtaacagcgtccacacacactctccttacacaacacctgctccCAGAAATCAaaactctctggatgatcagagtaacgctgctctctctcactgactctcaccgctctgttcttctcagacagaatgaggtgacgatgtgccgtgttgggatccagagtcagataacagaaatctaaaataaaagagaaaaacaaactgaacaaggtgaacatgaatatccgcgctgggggcgtggtcacgaaaacagcagttcggtcgcagtgaaaacttttctctgtagaaccctgtcactcccccctccccccactctgggctcaagaactcaacaaaagggcaataatataacaacaaccaatcagaattcagatacaacaaccaatcagagttcagatacattctgttgccaagtaaaattgtaacctgtcaaagttctcgagccctcgtgctgttttaccgttagatcaatcacatatcagcttaaactagcattctaaaactagttaaagatcccacagaagagagcgactccccctgccagcctcatggaacgtaGTGTTTATGGCTCCGGAtgggttttatttccatttatgaggtaaaggaacatacaccctcccgacagtcagtgcgctattcgcttggaaaacacatttgcaaattggtagaatgagttcatcatcacatgcaagatttgcagttaatcaaatgatcaaatggatttcatattattattattattattattattattattattattattattattcatgaattactacagttctgaacttcaaatgttaaaagtctggcctttggagagatgatggagactcttttggtggaacacaagggagcaaaatattgtgaccctctaatgttgacttgAAGTTGGcagcactgggggttggcattgggtttttgtccccaccaatgttaataccaaacctacgcccttgcctacatgttatctcgttctaattgttgtgacttttatccaaatgacagctggcaatacgttgttactttgcactttttgttgatctaggtactaatctttgagaaactggattggcagaatgttgcctgtgaagaaaagaacgtctttttattaccctgtgccaagttagtattcacttcagtgcaatttttaagagccgtaaattgtattttatttattgtttttgttgtgagtggttttgtttgattgttgttttatttctttagtttATTTCTTTAGATTtattttttacgttccactgttgaattgaataagttgactttagTAAAACGGTTACTGTtctatgaaagggtgtatttgcatgatcattattattttactagtggcataaaagacGTCAAGAATAATATCGTTTATCTCAATAATTTCTGACACAATATAtcatccaacaaaatttgttatcgtgacaggcctagaagtgtgtgtgtgtgtgtgtgtgttagatgtacatttcagaaactcttctctgctctgtggttctggttctgaaatgatctgaactgctgcagctgtggagagaaaaatagaaaatgagtttgtgtaaaagatggaaagagttgaaagtgatccagtcagtttattcattttaaatcagtgttttagttcaaagtgtcgggtgaataaagtgtctgcagaaaagaaagcaggagcatcgctaagaaataacacatcactgtgtttctccagcaggaacagctcctcttaccatgtggagggattttgttgaattcctcctcacagaattcctcgagtctctttttcagatctgagagagaattcctcactccatcaaatgagagatgttgatggacagtgacgctggatgtgtGAAATGATGGTCTTTGAAGTTGAGGAGAGCGAtgtccagaagctaaaacctacagaaagcaaatgaaatgtaaaacccacttgtgatgtcagacagggacatttattgttcccttaatgagaggtgctttagagagtgtgtgaggaacagctggctctgtagatcagacagtgagtgttacctggaggaaatggatgtgatcgtgtgtgtgtgaaagctgctccagctcagtgactctcctctgaagatcagcaatctcctgctccagttgctccaggagtcgttcagctcgactcagttcagccttctcctgatctctgatcagctccgtcacctcccagcgctttttctccatggagctgatcagctcagtaaagatcctctcactgtcctccactgctgtctgtgcactgagctgttaggacacacacacacacacacacacacgagatttaaagctcatctatcattccctctcttactgggactgtaaatgactcgttgtccatgttgtgtgtgtttctaggagcagc from the Neoarius graeffei isolate fNeoGra1 chromosome 2, fNeoGra1.pri, whole genome shotgun sequence genome contains:
- the LOC132878473 gene encoding stonustoxin subunit beta-like is translated as MFTLFSLFFSFILDFCYLTLDPNTAHRHLILSEKNRAVRVSEREQRYSDHPESFDFWEQVLCKESVCGRCYWEVEWSGAGVSISVSYKDISRKGEGYECMFGSNNQSWRLRCSSSSSLSFFHNSIETDLRLPSPSRIGVYVDHSAGTLSFYSVSDTMKLLHRVHTTFTQTLYAGFGPFWFYGSTVRLCDPE